GTCGGAGACGGCGTACGAGGTCGGCGGCGGCATGGGCACCGCGGTGCTCGGCAGCCTGCTCACCGCGGTGTACGGATCGTCGCTGGGCGCGGTGAGCGGCGTCGACGGCGCCGCGCTGGCGCAGGCGCGCGAGACGCTGGGCGGTGCGGTCGACCTCGCCGGCACGCTGCCGGCGCCGGCTGCGTCCGCCCTGGTCACGGCCGCCGAGGACGCCTTCACCCGGGCCGTCGAGGTGACCAGCGTGGTCGGCGCGCTGATGGTGGTCGCGGCCGCCGTCCAGGCGCTGGTCGTGCTGCGGCACCACCGGACGCCGGTGAGCGTCGGGTCGCACTAGGGTGTGACTCCCGGGTCCATGGCCTACTGCGCGACGCCCAAGCGGCGCCTCGCTGCGTTCTCGTCAGTCGCCATAGGCACCGCTATGTCTCCTTCCTCGGCCTTGCGAGGCATCCACCTGGACGCCGCTCGCTACGGCCGAGACCCGGGAGCCACACCCTGTAATCTGAGCGCTCGTGGGGATTCAGATCGCGCCGAGCATCCTGTCGTCCGACTTCGCCAACCTCGAGTCCGAGATCGCCCGCCTGGGCGACGCCGAGCTCGTTCACGTCGACGTCATGGACAATCACTTCGTCCCCAACCTCACGCTCGGCCTGCCGATCGTCGAGGCGATCCTGGCCCGCACCGACCGGCCCGTCGACTGCCACCTGATGATCGACGAGCCGGATCGGTGGGCGCCGGCCTACGCCGAGGCCGGCGCGCACAACGTCACGTTCCACGCCGAGGCGGCCGCCGCGCCGGTCCGGCTGGCCCGTGAGCTGCGCCGGCACGGGGCGCGGGCCGGCGTCGGCCTGCGCCCGGCCACCCCGGTCGAGCCGTGGGCCGACCTCCTGCCCGAGATCGACATGCTGCTGGTCATGACGGTCGAGCCCGGGTTCGGCGGCCAGCCGTTCCTGGACGTGTGCCTGCCGAAGATCCGGCGGGCGCGCGAGCTGGTGTCGCGGTCCGGGCTGGACGTCTGGATCCAGGTCGACGGCGGGGTGTCGGCCGAGACGATCGAGCGCTGCGCCGACGCCGGGGCGGACGTGTTCGTCGCCGGGTCGGCCGTGTACGGCGCCGAAGACGCCGCGGCCGCCGTCACCGAGCTGCGCGAGCTGGCGGCGAAGGCCGCCCACTAGTCCTCGGCCGCGGGCAGCGTCAGGCGGAAGCGGGCGCCGGCACCGAGCCGCGTCCGCACCTCGACGTCGCCGCCGTGTGCGCGGGCCAGCGACCGGGCGATCGACAGCCCGAGCCCCGCGCTGGCGCCGCCGGACCGGTCGCGGGAGCGGTTGGCCCGGTAGAACCGGTCGAAGACGCGGTCCGCCTGCTCGGCGGTGAGACCCGGGCCCTCGTCGACGACGTCCAGCACTGCGCGGCCGTCGACGGTGCCGACGCCGATGCGGACGGCGCTGCCCGGCGGCGTGTGCGCGACGGCGTTGCCGACGAGGTTCGCGACGACCTGCCGCAGCCGATCCTCGTCGGCGTCGACCGGCGCCGGGCCGGGCACGCCGTCTCCGTCCGGGCCGGTCAGCTCGACCGTTCTGGACGGGTCGAGCGCGCGCAGGTCGTGACGGGCGTCGCCGGCCAGCGTGCGCAGGTCCATCGGCGCGCGGTCCAGCTGGCCCTCGGGCGCCTCGTCCAGCCGGGCCAGCAACAGCAGGTCCTCCGTCAGGGCCGCCAGCCGGGTGGCCTCGCGATCGATCCGCAGCATCGCCGCGTCGACGTCGGCCCGCTCGGGCAGCGCGCCCATGCGGTACAGCTCGGCCGAGCCCTTGATGCCGACCAGCGGCGTGCGCAGCTCGTGGCTCACGTCCGACAGGAACGTGCGCATGCGCGCCTCGCCCTCGGCGCGGTCGGCGAAGGCGCGTTCCAGCTGGCCGAGCATGGTGTTGAGGGACGCCGCGAGGTGCCCGACCTCGGTGGTCGGCGCGGCCAGGCCGGGGACGCGCTGGGTCAGGTCGCCGCCGGCGATCGCGGCCGCCGTGTGCTCGATGCGGCGCAGCGGGCGCAGCCCCCGGCCCAGCGCGAGCCAGCCGATCGCCGTCAGCAGCACCAGCAGGACGCCGCCGCTGACGACGCTCGTCACACGGAGCTGGTCGATGGTCGCGTCCGCCGTGTCCAGCGGAGCCGCCGCGACGACCGTCCCGTCCCACCCGGCCGCGGTCACGCCGACCGCCCGCCAGCGCCCGTCGCCGTCGGCCGCCGGGAGGCTGACCGGGGTGCCGTCGGACAGCCCGGTCAGCTCGTCGGTGGCCGGCAGCTCGCCGCTGTCGAGGCCGGACGTGCGCAGCCCGCCCGCGACCGTCCCGTCCGCGTCGAGGTACACCAGGTACGGCGCGCCGATCAGGTCGAGCGCGGCGTCCAGCAGTTCCGGCCGCGCCTCGGTGTCGACCGGCTGCGGCGGGCCGCCGGCTGAGACGCTGGTCAGGATCGCGGTGAGCGACTCGAGCTGGTCGTCGATGCGGTCCAGCTGGTAGCGCTCCAGGTTGTTCGCGACAACCGCGCTGATCAGCGTCAGGCCGGCCAGCAGCAGCCCCGAGGTCAGCAGGAGCAGCCGCGACCGCAGTGACAGCCGCCTCACCGCGGCTCCCGCAGCACGTAGCCGACCCCGTGCACCGTCCGGATCAGCTTCGGTTCCCCGACGTCGACCTTGCGGCGCAGGTACGAGATGTAGGTGTCGACGATGCTGGCGTCGCCGCCGAAGTCGTAGCGCCACACGCGGTCGAGGATCTGCGCCTTCGACACCACCTGCCCGGCGTTCTCCATCAAATACCTGAGCAGCCGGAACTCGGTGGGGGACAGGCGGACGGCGGCGCCGTTGCGGGTCACCTGGTGGCCCGCCGGATCGAGCGTCAGCGGCCCCGCTCTGAGGAGGTCGGCGGGGTTGCCGGACGTGCGGCGCAGGATCGCGCGGATGCGGGCGATCAGCTCCTCCAGGTCGAACGGCTTCGTCACGTAGTCGTCGGCGCCCAGCGACAGGCCGGTGACCTTGTCGGCCTGGCGGTCGCGGGCGGTCAGGAAAAGGACGGGCACGGGCCCCCTGCTCCTGGTCGCGAGCTCGCGGAGCCGGCGGACCACCTCGAAGCCGTCCATGTCAGGCAGCATCACGTCCAGCAGCACCAGGTCGGGCGGCTCCGCCTCCGCCGCCGCGACGGCCTCGCTGCCGGTGGCCGCCGAGGACACCCCGAACCCGGCGAACCGCAGCGCCGCCGACAGCAGTTCCCTGACCGTCGCCTCGTCGTCGACCACGAGCAGCCGCTGCGACGTCATGGCCGGGCCCGGTCCTTCCACGATCGCCAGGGTAGTGAAGGCAGCGCCCCCGCCGCCCGCACGACGGCGACTCCGGCCGCGCCCGCGGCGGCGCCCACCAGCGCGCCTGTGGCGAGCGCGGCCGGCGGGTCGGCGCCCAAGGCGGCGTCGAGCAGGTCCAGCCCGCCCACCCCCACGTCGACGTTCACGGTCGTGAGCATCGCCATCACGGCCAGCCCGGCCCCCGTCGCCACCCCCATCCCGCCGACGACCAGCAGCCCGCGCCAGGCTTCGCTGTGCGGCTGGTGGTGCGGCCCGCGCCGCTTGGTTGGCGCTGCGCGCCTGGTGTCGCTGTGCGGCTGGTGGTGCGGTCCGCGCCGCTTGGTTGGCGGCCCGGGCCGGGCTTCGCTGTGTGGCTGGTGGTGCGGCCCGCGCCGCATGGTTGGCGCCCCGCGCCAGGTTCTACTGTGCGGCTGCTGGTGGGACCGGCCTCCCTGCCGCCGTGCCGTCGCGGCGACGAGCACGCCGAGCGCGAGCAGCGCCGTACCCGACACCCACCTCAGTGGCGTCGTCGAGACCATCGGCGCGGCGCCGTCCAGAGCGCACCCCAGCACACCGTCCGCCCGCACCGTCACCGGCACCCCGAGCCCGGCCGGCAGCGCCCCGGCCACCGCGAGCGGCAGCATCAGCAGCAGCCCGCCCGCGGCCTCGCGCCCGCCGGCGGCCGCCATCCCCGTCCCGACGACGGCGGCTCCGGCCACCGCCCACCACCCGGCCCGCGTTCGCCGCGTCGATCCGCCGAACCGCAGCACCAGCCACCCCACCCCGACGACCGCCGCCGCACCCGCCGCCCCGGTCACCGCCACCCGGCCGCCGGCGATCGAGTACCCGACGTCCAAGGGGCCGGCCGATCCACCCTCGCCGAACGGCACCCCGCCGCCGTCCAAGCACCCGTCGGCGGGTGCTGTGCCGGCTGCCGCATCGACCCCACCGGCCCCCGCTGACGCAGCGTCGGCCAGCCGGCCTCCTGTGGGCGTGGTGCCGGCCGCCGCGGCGAGGCCGCCGGCCTTCGTCGGCGCTGCGTTGGTCAGCCGGCCTTCCGCGGGCGTGTGGCCGGTCGCCGTGGCGAGGCCGCCGGCCCTCGTCGGCGCGCCGTCGCCTTTCACCACTCCGGTCGGCACCGGGCTATTCGCCGCGGTCGTCGCGTCGGCCGGGAGCGAGACCGTCACGTTCCCGCTGGCCAGCTGCGCCACCGCCAGCAGCCCGGCCGCCACGGCCACCGTCGCGGAGACGCCGCGCACGCCGAACCCGTCCCGGCCGCGCCGCAGCACCAGCACGCCGAGCACCACCGCGCCCGCGATCGTCACCCCGAGCGGCAGCACCTCGACCCCGGCCCGCAGCGGAATCGGGAACTCGCCCGGCGCCGTCGTCGTCAGGGTCGCCCGGCCACCCGCGGCCAGCCCGACCACGGCCGCCGTCAGCGCACCGACCTCGCCGATCCGGCCCGCGTCGAGCAGGAACAACCCGGCCGCGGCGACGCCCGCCATCGTCAGCAGCGCCGCCGCGCCCGCGACCAGACCGGCGCCGACGTCCCGTGGCCGCACCGCCACGTCACACGTCGCGGCGACGGAAGACGACGAACGCCGCGACCAGCACGGCGACCACGCCCAGGCACATTCCGCCCAGGTTCAGCCAGGGGTGCGGATACTCGGGGTCCGGCACCGTCGCGAACACCGCGGCCGCACCTCGCGTCGGCCACACGTCGACGAGGCCCTGCAGCCACGACGGGAACAGCCCGGCGAGCGCGGGCACCAGGAACACGATCCCGACGAGCGTGGCCAGCGCACCCGCGGTCGCCCGCATGATCGTGCCCAGACCGGCCGCGAGCAGCGCGATCGCCGTCAGGTACAGCCCGCCACCGCCGACGGCCGCCAGCACGCCGGGATCGCCGAGCGACGCCGACGGCACGTCCTGCGCGCTCAGCATCGCCTGCCCGAGCAGGAACGACGCGAGCATCAGCAGCTGACCGGCCACGACGGCGACCGCGGCGGCCACCGCCACCTTGGCCGCCAGCAGCCGGCTCCGGCGCGGCGTCGCCATCAGCGACGTCTGCATCAGGCCGGTGGCGTACTCGGACGTGACGACCAGGATGCCCAGGACGCCGATGATGAGCTGCGCGACGATGTACGTCGTCAGGCTGAGGTTGGTCGGGTCCCAGGCGGCCCGCTCCGCCGCGGTCGCCTCCGCATAGTCGGTCCCGGCCGAGCTCATCGCCAGCGCCGTGACACCGAGCCCGACGCCGAAGAGGCAGGCCAGCGTCGACCAGGTCGACCGGAGACTGCGGAGCTTGACCCACTCCGCGCGCAGGGTGTCGGCGAACGTCACTGCGCGTGCCGTGGCCAGGGTGCTCATGCGGCCACCCCCTGGTACTGGACGCTGTCCCTGGTCAGCTCCATGAAGGCGTCCTCGAGCGAGGCGCGCTGCGGGGTGAGCTCGCTGAGCGCGACGCCGTGGAAGGCGGCGAGCGCGCCGACGTCGTCGCTGCTCATGCCGGAAACGACCAGCGACGACTCCAGTCCTTCGCGGACGGTGGCGCCGGCGGCGGTCAGCCGCAGGGCGAACGCGCCCGGCTCGCGCGTGCGGACGACGACGGTGCCCTCGCCGCTCGCGCGCAGGAACTCGCTCATGCCGGTGTCCGCGATGACCCGGCCGCGGCCGATGACGACGAGGTGGTCGGCACTCTGCGCCATCTCGCTCATCAGGTGGCTGGACACCAGCACCGACCGCCCTTCTCGCGCGAGCGAGCGCATGAGATCGCGGATCCACCGGATGCCCCCGGGGTCCAGCCCGTTCACCGGCTCGTCGAAGATCAGCGCCTGCGGATCGCCGAGCAGGGTCGCCGCGATGCCGAGCCGCTGCCGCATGCCCAGCGAGAACCCACCGGCGCGCTTGCCGGCCACGCCGTCGAGCCCGGTCCGCGCCAGCACCTCGTCGACCCGGCGGCGGGGGAGCCCGTTGCTCAGCGCGAGCGCCAGCAGGTGGTCGCGGGCGGTCCGGCCACCGTGGACGGCGCCGGCGTCGAGCAGCGCGCCGACCGTCGTCAGCGGGACGGGCAGGTCGCGGTAGCGGCGGCCGCCGATGGTCACCGAGCCGTGGGTCGGCGCGGCCAGCCCCGTGATCATCTTCATCGTGGTGGACTTGCCGGCGCCGTTCGGCCCGAGGAACCCGGTCACCTGGCCGGGTTCGACGGTGAACGAGACGTCGTCCACCACGGTGTCGGGTCCGTAGCGTTTGGTCAGTCCGCGTACCTCGATCGTCGTCATGAGGCGATCGTGACCGCCCGATCCGGGCGGTTCCGGAGAGCTTCTGGGAGAACTCTGTGAGCCGGGCCTTTGGTGGGGCCGGTTGCCCGGTGTCGAGCCGGCGGCGGGACGGGCCGGGGCGGCCGGACTCACAGGAAATCCTGGCCTCGTCATGCGTCCTCTCCGGCGTTTCGAAGGGCGCGAGTTAGCCCGGAAGTTAGCCCGGACGGGCTCGATTCGGTCGGGCAAACTTGCCCGGAAACGGGCAACCGCCGAACCCGGATTTCGAGGCGACAACCGGCGTTCGAGCTGCTTAGCGTGGTGTGAGTCGCGGATCGTCCGCGCTGCGCCGGCAGGCGTACAGCACCCCCGAGGAGTCGTCGTGAACGTTGCCCAGTTGCTGGCCCACTCGCCCGGATCACGCGGCTACCGAGCCGCCGACCTCCGTGCCCTGCCCGACGGCGGGCCGCGCTACGAGGTCATCGAGGGGTGCGTCCAGGTGTCGCCGCCGCCGTCCGTCGCCGAGACCGTGGTCTGGCGGTGGCTGGCGAACACCCTCGAGGTCGCCAACCGGGGCAGTCCGCAGATCGTCGATCGCGGTCAGCCGGTGCGCATTGGCGTGCACGACGAGGTGCGGCCGGACGTCGTGGTGGCCCAGGTGGCGCTGGCCGAGACCACGCCCATCCCGGTCGGTGCGCTGACATTGGTGGTGGAGGTGGTGTCGTCCACGTCGGCGCTCCGCGACACCGTGACGAAACGGGCGTTGTACGCACGGGCGGGCGTGCCGGCGTACTGGATCGTGACCCCGCGGCGTCGTCCGCCCGATGTCGAGGTCACCGAGCTGCGCCGCGACGCGGCGACGGGCGCGTACGCGGAACGGACTCCGGCCACGTCGGCGAGATTCAGTACCGACCACCCGTGGCCGCTCGCCGTCGACGTGCCCGCCCTCGCCGACCTCTGGTCGGTCTTGGCGCCGTCGGCGGCTGACGACTGGGAGGTGGTCTGAGCTGGGGAGACGACAGGCGATCCGGCAGCGAGGTGACGAGGGTCAGGAGGTGATCCCCATGTGACAAGAAGCACGGAGCGTGGCTGGGGAATGCGTTCCGCGCGGTGGCGGTTAGGCTTCAAGAGACACGACGCGTGCTCCGGGGTCGGTGAAAGTCCGAACCGGCGGTGACAGTCCGCGACCCGGCCGGCGTCCGCACCAGCGGGCGACGGACGGTTGACCCGGTGGAACTCCGGGACCGACGGTGAAAGTCCGGATGGGAGGCAGCACGCGCGGCCGTCTCGGCAGGTCGCGCCCTGGTGCGCGTCCGTACCGCCGAGCCGGTCGTCTGTGGCGCACCCGCGTCCGCCCCGGAGCTCGCCCGACGAGGCGAGGAGGACCGGTGGCGAGTCCGGTGGAGCTGACGGCCATGCGCCGCGCCATCGAGCTGTCCTTGAACGGCGCCTCCACGACGCCGCCCAATCCCGACGTCGGCTGCGTCATCCTCGACGCGACCGGCGCGACGGTGGGCGATGGCTGGCACGCCCGGCCCGGCGGACCGCATGCCGAGGTCGACGCGCTCACCCAGGCCGGCGAACGAGCCCGTGGCGGCACCGCCGTCGTCACGCTGGAACCGTGCGATCACACCGGGCGCACCGGTCCGTGCACGCAGGCGCTGATCGAGGCCGGCATCGCGCGCGTGGTCGTGGCGGTCGCCGATCCGAACCCGGTCGCCGCCGGGGGCGCGGCGACGCTGCGGGCGCACGGCGTGGACACGGAACTGGGCGTGCTGGCGGACGAGGCGGCCGAAGCGAACGCGCGCTGGCTCACGCCGTTCCGCACCCATCGGCCGTTCGTGGTCTGGAAGTTCGCCGCGACGCTCGACGGGCGAAGCGCGGCCGCCGACGGCACCAGCCGCTGGATCACCGGACCCGAGGCCCGCGCCGACGTACACCGGCTCCGCGCCGCTGTCGACACCGTGGTCGTGGGGGCGGGTACCGTGCGGGCGGACGATCCGCGGCTCACCGTCCGCCTCGCCGCGGACGACGCGACCGATGCCGCTGGCACGACCGACGCGACCGGCGCGGCCGACGCGACCGGCGCGGCCGACGCTGCTGGCGTGGCCGACGCTGCTGGCGTGGCCGACGTGGCCGACGTGGCCGGCGCTGCTGGTGCGGCCGATGCTGCCGGCTCGGCGGC
This Jiangella alba DNA region includes the following protein-coding sequences:
- the rpe gene encoding ribulose-phosphate 3-epimerase, which produces MGIQIAPSILSSDFANLESEIARLGDAELVHVDVMDNHFVPNLTLGLPIVEAILARTDRPVDCHLMIDEPDRWAPAYAEAGAHNVTFHAEAAAAPVRLARELRRHGARAGVGLRPATPVEPWADLLPEIDMLLVMTVEPGFGGQPFLDVCLPKIRRARELVSRSGLDVWIQVDGGVSAETIERCADAGADVFVAGSAVYGAEDAAAAVTELRELAAKAAH
- a CDS encoding sensor histidine kinase, which encodes MRRLSLRSRLLLLTSGLLLAGLTLISAVVANNLERYQLDRIDDQLESLTAILTSVSAGGPPQPVDTEARPELLDAALDLIGAPYLVYLDADGTVAGGLRTSGLDSGELPATDELTGLSDGTPVSLPAADGDGRWRAVGVTAAGWDGTVVAAAPLDTADATIDQLRVTSVVSGGVLLVLLTAIGWLALGRGLRPLRRIEHTAAAIAGGDLTQRVPGLAAPTTEVGHLAASLNTMLGQLERAFADRAEGEARMRTFLSDVSHELRTPLVGIKGSAELYRMGALPERADVDAAMLRIDREATRLAALTEDLLLLARLDEAPEGQLDRAPMDLRTLAGDARHDLRALDPSRTVELTGPDGDGVPGPAPVDADEDRLRQVVANLVGNAVAHTPPGSAVRIGVGTVDGRAVLDVVDEGPGLTAEQADRVFDRFYRANRSRDRSGGASAGLGLSIARSLARAHGGDVEVRTRLGAGARFRLTLPAAED
- a CDS encoding response regulator transcription factor: MTSQRLLVVDDEATVRELLSAALRFAGFGVSSAATGSEAVAAAEAEPPDLVLLDVMLPDMDGFEVVRRLRELATRSRGPVPVLFLTARDRQADKVTGLSLGADDYVTKPFDLEELIARIRAILRRTSGNPADLLRAGPLTLDPAGHQVTRNGAAVRLSPTEFRLLRYLMENAGQVVSKAQILDRVWRYDFGGDASIVDTYISYLRRKVDVGEPKLIRTVHGVGYVLREPR
- a CDS encoding ABC transporter permease, which translates into the protein MSTLATARAVTFADTLRAEWVKLRSLRSTWSTLACLFGVGLGVTALAMSSAGTDYAEATAAERAAWDPTNLSLTTYIVAQLIIGVLGILVVTSEYATGLMQTSLMATPRRSRLLAAKVAVAAAVAVVAGQLLMLASFLLGQAMLSAQDVPSASLGDPGVLAAVGGGGLYLTAIALLAAGLGTIMRATAGALATLVGIVFLVPALAGLFPSWLQGLVDVWPTRGAAAVFATVPDPEYPHPWLNLGGMCLGVVAVLVAAFVVFRRRDV
- a CDS encoding ABC transporter ATP-binding protein, which produces MTTIEVRGLTKRYGPDTVVDDVSFTVEPGQVTGFLGPNGAGKSTTMKMITGLAAPTHGSVTIGGRRYRDLPVPLTTVGALLDAGAVHGGRTARDHLLALALSNGLPRRRVDEVLARTGLDGVAGKRAGGFSLGMRQRLGIAATLLGDPQALIFDEPVNGLDPGGIRWIRDLMRSLAREGRSVLVSSHLMSEMAQSADHLVVIGRGRVIADTGMSEFLRASGEGTVVVRTREPGAFALRLTAAGATVREGLESSLVVSGMSSDDVGALAAFHGVALSELTPQRASLEDAFMELTRDSVQYQGVAA
- a CDS encoding Uma2 family endonuclease is translated as MNVAQLLAHSPGSRGYRAADLRALPDGGPRYEVIEGCVQVSPPPSVAETVVWRWLANTLEVANRGSPQIVDRGQPVRIGVHDEVRPDVVVAQVALAETTPIPVGALTLVVEVVSSTSALRDTVTKRALYARAGVPAYWIVTPRRRPPDVEVTELRRDAATGAYAERTPATSARFSTDHPWPLAVDVPALADLWSVLAPSAADDWEVV